From Acropora muricata isolate sample 2 chromosome 14, ASM3666990v1, whole genome shotgun sequence, one genomic window encodes:
- the LOC136899091 gene encoding dimethyladenosine transferase-like, which yields MPKEKAAKKYREHGQNKVYQQGLQFKTDQGQHVLKNPLVITSLIDKAGLRSTDTVLEIGPGTGNLTVKLLERVKKVIACEVDPRMVAELQKRVQGTPLASKLHVMVGDVLKTDLPYFDVCVANLPYQISSPFVFKLLLHRPFFRCAVLMFQREFAQRLIAEPGDKLFCRLSINTQLLARVHHLLKVGKNNFRPPPKVESSVVRLEPKNPPPPVNFKEWDGLVRIAFVRKNKTLNACFSSKAVIEMLEKNYKIHCSLNNIMVDEELNIKEKVQKLLTEGEYDKKRARTMDMDDFLGLLHLFNSNGIHFT from the exons ATGCCGAAAGAGAAAGCAGCTAAGAAGTACAGAGAGCATGGTCAAAACAAAGTTTACCAACAAG GTTTGCAGTTCAAAACGGATCAAGGCCAACACGTTTTAAAGAACCCACTAGTAATAACGAGTCTCATAGATAAG GCTGGCCTGCGTTCCACTGATACTGTTTTAGAGATTGGACCTGGCACAGGGAATCTGACCGTGAAATTGTTGGAGAGAGTAAAGAAG GTTATTGCTTGTGAAGTTGATCCTCGGATGGTAGCTGAACTTCAGAAGAGAGTCCAGGGAAC ACCACTTGCTAGCAAGTTGCATGTGATGGTTGGTGATGTACTGAAAACAGATTTACCATATTTCGATGTTTGTGTGGCAAATTTGCCTTATCag ATTTCTTCACCCTTCGTTTTCAAGCTACTTCTTCACAGGCCTTTTTTCAG ATGTGCTGTTCTGATGTTTCAAAGAGAGTTTGCTCAGCGCCTCATTGCCGAACCAGGAGATAAGTTGTTTTGTCGCTTGTCAATCAACACCCAGTTACTGGCAAGAGTTCATCATCTGTTGAAG GTTGGCAAAAATAATTTTCGTCCACCTCCCAAAGTAGAATCAAGTGTTGTGAGACTAGAACCAAAAAACCCTCCACCTCCTGTCAACTTCAAG GAATGGGATGGTCTTGTAAGAATAGCTTTTGTACGCAAGAACAAAACACTGAATGCCTGCTTTAG TTCAAAAGCTGTGATAGAGATGTTGGAGAAAAACTACAAGATTCACTGTTCACTTAACAACATT ATGGTGGATGAAGAGCTCAATATCAAAGAAAAAGTCCAGAAACTTCTCACTGAAGGTGAATATGACAAGAAGCGAGCTCGTACTATGGACATGGATGATTTTCTTGG gttACTACATCTCTTCAACTCCAATGGGATTCACTTCACATGA